From Alosa sapidissima isolate fAloSap1 chromosome 2, fAloSap1.pri, whole genome shotgun sequence, one genomic window encodes:
- the LOC121697129 gene encoding transient receptor potential cation channel subfamily M member 2-like, giving the protein METQLPLQKLAAGKTPKLKSWIKENIKKKECCFYVQTESITGGWAGAWIITGGTHTGVMKHVGMAVRDYTLSSNPARGEIVVIGVATWGTVHKHQSLVHPEGCFPAHYTLDERSQGRLSCLDSNHSHFLLVDDGTHGHYGVENRLRSRLEKHLENRESDVKIPVVCVVLDGGLDTLNTIYSAMRNGTPCVVLEGSGRLADVIANAARKPESQVTPALIQRHMKSFFGQEYESCKDKVNEWVKKIQDIIRMPHLTVFSMDKDKNSDVDVAILQTILKQGVFSECHCENDQRSQTLLIRISPSWGETTCLHMAVQADDKSFVAHSGVQALLTQIWFGKLAVDTPFWKILLCMLFFPLIYTDFITYRQSQHHGRALRGQARPKRFDKDTEREAMMNEKTASLADICDPQDSDELKPLSCRARLGSFYAAPQVKFFWNIASYFGFLFLFSIVLMIDFQSTPSWREWLLYVWVTSLVFEEVRQLFDDPDGFGFRKNARMYMNDRWNILDMASILLFIAGLACRWISSAFYAGKVIFCIDFIIFSLRLMAIFTISRTLGPKIIIVKRMMMDLFFFMIMLSIWVVAYGVAKQGILIHNEERLDWIFRGAVYEPYLIIFGNFPTNIDKAEFDMPTCTVNGTDPMLPKCPMLNANQIPAIPEWLTIIMLCVYLLFANILLLNLLIAIFNYTFQEVQDNTDKIWKFQRYDLIKEYHSRPALPPPFILLSHLLLLFRRFVMRQHPQKHKQFRKRLSKTDEEELMSWEAIMKDKYLATQLQKTSESMEHRILAMADRVASMSELLEREHDRGTTAKRLVQLEEQVSQSAKALQWIMDTLKAQGYQSKEEPPTMCE; this is encoded by the exons TATTACTGGTGGTTGGGCGGGTGCCTGGATCATCACTGGGGGCACCCACACTGGGGTGATGAAGCATGTGGGGATGGCCGTGCGTGACTACACCCTCAGCAGCAATCCTGCCCGAGGGGAGATTGTGGTCATCGGAGTGGCCACCTGGGGCACCGTGCACAAACACCAGTCCCTCGTACACCCTGAG gGCTGTTTTCCTGCCCACTACACACTGGACGAGCGGAGCCAGGGCCGGCTCTCCTGCCTGGACAGCAACCACTCACACTTCCTGCTGGTGGACGACGGAACGCATGGCCACTACGGCGTGGAGAATCGCCTGCGCAGCCGCCTGGAGAAGCACCTGGAAAACCGAG AAAGTGATGTGAAGatccctgttgtgtgtgtggtgttggacgGAGGACTGGACACTCTGAAT ACCATCTACAGTGCCATGCGGAACGGCACCCCATGTGTGGTTCTGGAAGGCTCGGGCCGGTTGGCAGACGTGATTGCTAACGCGGCCAGGAAGCCCGAATCACAGGTCACCCCGGCTCTGATCCAGAGGCACATGAAAAGTTTTTTCGGACAGGAGTACGAAAGCTGCAAAGACAAAGTCAACGAGTGGGTCAAAAAG ATCCAGGACATCATCAGGATGCCACATCTGACCGTGTTCAGCATGGACAAGGACAAGAACAGTGACGTGGACGTGGCCATCCTCCAGACCATCCTGAAACAGG GTGTGTTCAGTGAGTGCCATTGCGAGAATGACCAGCGATCCCAGACACTTCTGATCCGAATCTCACCATCTTGGGGCGAAACCACATGTCTACACATGGCAGTGCAGGCGGACGACAAGAGCTTTGTGGCACACTCAGGGGTTCAG GCTCTTCTCACCCAGATCTGGTTTGGAAAGCTGGCTGTGGATACCCCTTTTTGGAAGATCCTCCTCTGCATGCTGTTCTTCCCACTCATTTACACTGACTTCATAACCTATAGGCAGAGTCAGCATCATGGGAGGGCCTTACGGGGCCAGGCCCGTCCAAAAAG ATTTGACAAGGACACTGAGAGGGAGGCCATGATGAATGAGAAGACAGCAAGCTTGGCCGATATCTG CGATCCTCAGGACAGTGACGAGCTGAAGCCGCTGAGCTGCCGAGCCAGACTGGGGAGCTTCTACGCAGCCCCACAGGTGAAGTTCTTCTGGAACATCGCCTCCTACTTTGGGTTCCTGTTCCTGTTCTCCATCGTGCTGATGATCGACTTCCAGTCCACGCCGTCATGGAGGGAGTGGCTGCTCTACGTCTGGGTGACCTCTTTAGTGTTTGAGGAGGTCAGACAG CTTTTCGATGATCCGGATGGATTTGGGTTTCGAAAGAATGCCAGGATGTATATGAATGACCGGTGGAACATTCTAGACATGGCTTCCATCCTGCTCTTCATCGCTGGTCTTGCCTGCAG GTGGATCAGCAGTGCATTTTATGCGGGAAAGGTCATCTTCTGCATTGATTTCATCATCTTCTCTCTGCGACTCATGGCCATCTTTACCATCAGCAGGACCCTGGGCCCGAAAATCATCATTGTCAAACGGATG ATGATGGACCTATTCTTCTTCATGATCATGCTCAGTATCTGGGTGGTGGCCTACGGGGTGGCTAAACAGGGCATTCTGATCCACAACGAGGAGAGACTGGACTGGATCTTCAGAGGAGCTGTGTATGAGCCCTACCTCATCATATTCGGCAATTTCCCAACCAATATTGACA AAGCTGAGTTTGACATGCCCACCTGCACTGTGAATGGCACTGACCCGATGCTACCAAAATGCCCTATGCTCAATGCCAACCAAATACCAGCGATTCCCGAGTGGCTGACCATCATCATGCTGTGTGTTTACCTTCTCTTTGCCAATATCCTGCTCCTCAACCTCCTCATTGCCATCTTCAA CTACACATTTCAGGAGGTGCAGGACAACACCGACAAAATCTGGAAGTTCCAGAGGTACGACCTGATTAAGGAGTATCACAGTCGCCCAGCTCTGCCCCCTCCCTTCATCCTCCTcagccacctcctcctcctgttcagGCGCTTTGTCATGCGCCAGCACCCCCAGAAGCACAAGCAGTTCA gGAAACGTTTGTCTAAAACTGACGAGGAGGAGTTGATGTCATGGGAGGCCATCATGAAGGATAAGTACTTGGCCACCCAGCTCCAGAAGACGAGTGAGAGCATGGAGCACCGCATCCTGGCCATGGCTGACCG GGTGGCCTCCATGTCAGAACTgctggagagagagcatgaccGGGGCACCACGGCAAAGCGGCTGGTTCAGCTGGAGGAACAG gTCTCCCAGTCCGCTAAAGCATTGCAATGGATCATGGACACCCTAAAAGCCCAAGGTTACCAATCCAAAGAGGAGCCTCCTACCATGTGTGAGTGA